DNA sequence from the Butyricimonas faecalis genome:
TACCGGGTGGGCTCATTATTATCATTACGATGGTAATGGGAATTTGAAGAATACGATTACTTCCGGTGATTGGGTGGCAGGACAGATTGCTGCTATCGATACCGCGGGTAGAACCGTTTACTTGTATGCGCATGGGTATGACAAAAAGATGAATCCTTATTATTATCAGGTTGTGAAGGCTCATATTGATCGTGAAGGAGTGAAGTTGTTAAGCCCGGAAGACGGACAGCACAAAGCGGAGTTCTCTAAATCCCGGAAGTATTTTGTTGATAGTTATTCCCGGGTGGATATGGAACCGAGATTCACGTTGAAGGATAATAACGGACGAGTGATTATTAAGGATTTAGCAAAGGTCGATGTCCGGAGGGCTTACGAGATGGGATGGCGTGCACCGGAGCGTTTCGTGGTGAAAGCTGCCGATGGATTGACGGATTTGCACGGGATCATGTGGAAACCGGCAGACTTTGACCCGAACAAAAAATACCCGATTATTTCATCTGTATATCCGGGGCCTTTCTTTGAATACGTGAGTACATCTTTTAGCTTGGACGATAGTTATAACATGAAATTGGCACAGATCGGTTTTATCGTGGTTTCCATGGGACACCGGGGAGGGAGCCCTATGCGGGGTAAGTTTTATCATCGTTACGGGTATGGAAATTTGAGGGATTACCCTTTAGCTGATGATAAATATGCTATCGAACAATTGGCGGATCGCTATTCTTTTATCGATATAACGAAAGTCGGTATTTTCGGACATTCCGGCGGTGGTTTCATGTCAACGGCTGCATTATGTACTTATCCGGATTTTTACACGGCTGCGGTATCTTCTTCCGGTAATCATGACAATAATATCTATAATAATGGTTGGGTGGAGATTCATCATGGCGTTAAAGAGACCAAGGAAATGGTGAAAGATAGCGTGAACGGAGATCATGAGGTTTCAAAGTTCAGCGTGAAGGTGCCTACGAATATGGAGTTGGCTAAAAATCTAAAAGGACATTTGCTACTCGTGACCGGGGATATGGATAAGAATGTGCATCCAGCTCATACTTTACGAATGGTGGATGCTTTGATTAAGGCAGGAAAGAATTTCGATATGTTGGTATTACCGGGTAAAACTCATGGTTATGGGAGTGCGGATGGATTTTTTGAGCGAAGATTATGGTTCCATTTTGCTAAATATTTATTAGGTGATACTACTGCCGATCATTACGGTAACATTGAAGAATATAAGGGAATTGAAAATTGAGAATTGAAAATGAGAACAAAATATATTATAATGCTTTTGTTGTTGGTGGCTGGAAGTTCTGTATGTGCACAACAAAAGGCTAATTTTAAGCTTGCAGATCGTTTCTCAAGTCGAAACTTCCGGTCGGCAGATAGAAATAGTATGAGTATATATCCCATGTATATCAATGATGGGGAATGTTTTTGGTACTCTTTCACGACGGAGGATGGGAAGCGTTATTACCACGTAAATCCGGAGAAGAAGGAAAAACGTTTGTTGTTTAACCCGGAGAAGTTGTTCGGGTTCTTGAATAAGGAAACGCACGAGGTGTGTGATGCGAAAGATTTTACGTTTCAAGGGTTAGAGTTTGATAAAAAAGGTTCTTCTTTCACTTTTGATTACGCGAAGCACAAGTATCGCTATGATATGAAAACGGAGGAAGTGACAAAACTGGATACGGTTATTAACAAGGGATTTGGAGAATCATGGAAAAAGTATTCACCGGATAGTACTTATATTTTATTCGCTCAATGTCATAACCTCTATGTGATGGGAAATAAGGATAAAGGGAAGGATACGACGAAAGTGCAGTTGACGAGTGACGGCGAGAAATATTTCTCTTATTTCAAGGAGGAAGAAGAGGTGGGTACGGATACATTTCCTGCGGCTCCTGTTGCCGTGTGGATGAAAGATTCCAAGAAAGTGTATGCTTTGCGCGAGGATACCCGGCATGTGGATGAATTGTTTTTGGTGGACGTGATGGAAACTCCCCGTCCTAAAGTGAAAACGTACAAGTATTCCATGGCGGGCGATCAGAAATTGGAAAAATACGTGTTGACGGTTATCGATGTGGAAACCAAAGAGGTGAAAACGATTGATACCGATCATTGGCAAGATCAGTATGTAGATGTGCTTTATACCTCCAAGGACGGTAATAAGATTTATTTCGACCGGAAGACCCGGGCTTTTGATGAACAAGAGGTTTGCGTTGCCGATCTCACGACGGGGGAAGTGAAAACTTTAATCCACGAAATAGATAAACCTTTCATGGATTACAAAATGGCGAATATTATGTTCTTGAACGACGGGAAGGATATTATTTATCGTTCCGAGCGCACAGGTTGGGGACATTATTATCTCTATGACAATGAAGGCAACTTTAAAAATGCCATTACTTCCGGGGAATGGGTGGCCGGTCCTTGTTCAGATATCGATACCGTGGGGCGTACACTTTATTTCTATGCTTTGGGGAAAGATAAAAATATTGACCCGTATTATTATATCCCGTGTAAGGTGAATATCGACAAGCCGGAGAGTCTGACTCAATTGACCTTTGATAACACGAATCATCAAGTGCATTTCTCGAAATCTTTTAAATATTTCGTGGATACCTATGAGCGAGTGGATATGGTTCCCCGTATTGTGTTGAGGAACCGAAAAGGAAAGGAAATCATGGAATTGGAAAAACCTGATATTCGCCGGGCTTTGGAGATGGGATGGAAGGCTCCGGAACGGTTTAAAGTAAAGGCTGCGGACGGAATGACAGACTTATACGGGGTGATGTGGAAACCGTTTGATTTCGATTCGACAAAGGTTTACCCGATTATTTCTTCCGTGTATCCCGGTCCTTTCTACGAGTATGTGCCAACACAATTCCGGTTGATTCATGACGACAATACCCGTTTGGCTCAATCAGGTTTTATCGTGATTGCCGTGGGGCATCGTGGGGGTACACCTATGCGGGGAAAATTCTATCATACTTACAGTCATGGAAGGTTGCGGGATTACCCGTTAGCGGATGACAAGTATGCGATAGAGCAATTGGCAGACCGTTATCCTTTTATTGATGCGACGAAAGTCGGTATCTATGGCCATTCCGGTGGTGGATTCATGTCTACTGCAGCTATTTGTACTTATTCGGATTTCTATAAGGCGGCAGTATCTTCTGCGGGAAATCATGATAATACAATCTATAATCACTGGTGGGGGGAAACTCACAACGGGGTGAAAGAAGAAAAGAAAGTGATCAAGGATAGCGTGAACGGAGATCGGACGGAATCGATGTTTAAATTCAAGGTGGGTACGAATATGGAACTGGCGAAACGGTATAAAGGTGGGTTGTTGTTGATTCACGGCTGGATGGATGACAACGTGCATCCGGCTCACTCGTTGCGTATGGTTGATGCGTTGATTAAGGCGGACAAGAATTTTGATATGATCATTTTACCAAGATCGAATCATGGTTTCAGTGGGGCAGAGAATACATTTTATGAGCATAAGATGTGGTTCCATTTTGCCCGTATCCTGCTGGGGGATAATACAGGGGATTATTATTATGAGGTTGAACAATACAAGAATGCTGATAGATGATAAAGAGTTTTTTGTTTGTTTTGTTTTTAGTTGTTACCGCTGGAGTGTTCGGGCAGCAAAAAGCGAATTATGAGCTTGCCGAGCGCTTCCGGCGCATAACACAAGTGCCTTTGACGAAGAATAGCTTGGAAGTACATCCTCGTTATATTAACAATACGGATTGTTTTTGGTATTCATTTCGCACGAGTGAAGGGAAAAACTATTATTTGGTAGACCCCGCTAAAAAGGCAAAACGTCTGCTTTTTGATAATGCCGAATTGTTGATGAAGATCAGTGAGATCACGAGAAAGGGATACAATCACAAAGATTTGGAATTGGATATTACTTTTGATCCGGATGGAGAAACAATTCGTTTTTGGTTTGACCGGAATGATTTTACCTATAATATCAATACGAAAGAGTTGAAGTTGGCGGAAAAACAAAAGGGACAAACTAATTATGATCCTTATTGGATGTATTATTGTCAGGATAGTTCTTACATGCTGTTTGCTAAACGCAATAATCTTTATGTCGTGGGGAACCCGAATAAAGGGAAGGACACGACGGAAGTGCAATTGACTGCTGACGGGGAGCGTTATTTCACGTTCAACCGGGAGGATGAAGGCGAATTGGATGAACGCATGGGATGTTCTGCCAAATGGTTTAAGACGGGACACAAGTTTTACGCTATTCGGGATGATTCCCGTAAGGTGGAGGATTTGTGGTTGATTGATGCGCTAGCTACTCCCCGTCCTCGCTTGAAGACGTATAAGGCTGAGTTGGCGGGTGATAAGAACGTGATTCAGTTTGAGTTGTTGATAGGTGATGCGGATACCCGTGAGGTAAAAAAAATCAATATTGGTCGTTGGAAAGATCAATATGTAGATGTTTTGTATGCCAGTAATGATGCAAAACGACTTTATATTCAACGTTACAAGAGAACGTGGGATGAATGTGAGATTTGTGTAGTCGATACGGAAACGGGAGAGGTGAACGTGTTGATACATGAAGTTGACAAGCCGTATCTGGATTATCAAATGCGAGCCATCCATTTCTTGAATGACGGGAACGAGATTCTCTTCCGCTCGGAACGTAGTGGATGGGGACATTACTATCTGTATGATAAAGATGGTAATTTGAAAAATCAAGTGACATCTGGAGCATGGGTGGCCGGACCGATTATGAAGGTTGATACCGCCCGTCGACAGATTTATTTTATAGGTTTGGGAAAAGAGAAAGAGATTGATCCTTACTATTATGTCCTTTATCGTGCCGATCTGGATAAAACCAATGCAATATCATTATTGACCCCGGAGAATGCTTCTCATAACGTGGACATATTCCCGTCGAGCAAGTATTTCGTGGACAGTTATTCACGGGTAGATATGGAACCCGTCAATGTGGTACGAGACCGGAAAGGCAAAGTGATTGTTGAGTTAGACAAGGCGGATTTGGAAAGCCTTTATGCTTTTGGTTGGAAAAAGCCCGAACGTTTTAAAGTGAAAGCGGCAGATGGGGTGACGGATATTTATGGCGTGATGTGGAAACCGGCGGATTTCGATTCCACGAAGACCTATCCGATAATTTCATCCGTTTACCCGGGGCCTTTTTTTGAATACGTGCAAACCCGTTTTACGGTAAACGATGATTTGAATACCCGTTTGGCTCAGGTCGGTTTTATCGTTGTGTCCATGGGGCACCGGGGCGGAACACCTATGCGAGGGAAATATTATCATACTTACGGGTATGGTAATCAACGGGATTATCCTTTGGCTGACGATAAATATGCCATTGAGCAATTAGCACAACGTTATCCTTTTATTAATGCCAAGAAAGTGGGAATATTCGGTCATTCCGGTGGTGGTTTTATGTCCACGGCGGCATTATTGACCTATCCGGATTTTTACAGTGCGGCGGTATCTTCTGCGGGAAATCATGATAATAATATTTACAACAAGGGATTTGTTGAAATTCACTATGGCGTGAAGGAGAAAACGCGAGTGGTAAAAGACAGCACGGGAAACGAGCGGGAAGAAATCATGTTTGAAACCCGGAGTAAAACGAACCAGGAGCTGGCGAAGAATTACAAGGGGGGCCTGTTGATCGTGACCGGGGATATGGATCGTACGGTGCATCCGTCACATACCCTGCGAGTGGTCGATGCCTTGATTAAAGAGGGGAAGAACTTTGATATGCTCGTGTTGCCCGGTAATTCTCACGGATTCTCCGGGGCTG
Encoded proteins:
- a CDS encoding S9 family peptidase produces the protein MKKTFVLLCLLLAYLGGDAQQKANYKLAEKFTQMGLSGIAARNSMQVVPHYIHGGEKFWFEFRTDEGTMYYLVDPVKAEKRLLFKNTDIAQGVSSITRKAYNEKDLQLSNIDFSKDMLKMTFSLGGGDFEYNMKTKKVKELPKKEKKEDMVMYTWMSFSPDTNYLVYAKNHNLYMRGNKYKGQDTTEIQLTTNGERYFSYARNGQDTVSDEEAMAGRWFPKVNKVYVLRQDNRNSDEMAVINVLAKPKPVLERYKYDMAGDKNLSKWVLSVIDVDKRKVTDFNIERWQDQDAEVRYVTDKGDKIFFERYNRVRDEVELCVGNTETGEVKVLIHEVDKPYIDYHMRNIVFLNEGNDILYRSERTGWAHYYHYDGNGNLKNTITSGDWVAGQIAAIDTAGRTVYLYAHGYDKKMNPYYYQVVKAHIDREGVKLLSPEDGQHKAEFSKSRKYFVDSYSRVDMEPRFTLKDNNGRVIIKDLAKVDVRRAYEMGWRAPERFVVKAADGLTDLHGIMWKPADFDPNKKYPIISSVYPGPFFEYVSTSFSLDDSYNMKLAQIGFIVVSMGHRGGSPMRGKFYHRYGYGNLRDYPLADDKYAIEQLADRYSFIDITKVGIFGHSGGGFMSTAALCTYPDFYTAAVSSSGNHDNNIYNNGWVEIHHGVKETKEMVKDSVNGDHEVSKFSVKVPTNMELAKNLKGHLLLVTGDMDKNVHPAHTLRMVDALIKAGKNFDMLVLPGKTHGYGSADGFFERRLWFHFAKYLLGDTTADHYGNIEEYKGIEN
- a CDS encoding S9 family peptidase; this encodes MRTKYIIMLLLLVAGSSVCAQQKANFKLADRFSSRNFRSADRNSMSIYPMYINDGECFWYSFTTEDGKRYYHVNPEKKEKRLLFNPEKLFGFLNKETHEVCDAKDFTFQGLEFDKKGSSFTFDYAKHKYRYDMKTEEVTKLDTVINKGFGESWKKYSPDSTYILFAQCHNLYVMGNKDKGKDTTKVQLTSDGEKYFSYFKEEEEVGTDTFPAAPVAVWMKDSKKVYALREDTRHVDELFLVDVMETPRPKVKTYKYSMAGDQKLEKYVLTVIDVETKEVKTIDTDHWQDQYVDVLYTSKDGNKIYFDRKTRAFDEQEVCVADLTTGEVKTLIHEIDKPFMDYKMANIMFLNDGKDIIYRSERTGWGHYYLYDNEGNFKNAITSGEWVAGPCSDIDTVGRTLYFYALGKDKNIDPYYYIPCKVNIDKPESLTQLTFDNTNHQVHFSKSFKYFVDTYERVDMVPRIVLRNRKGKEIMELEKPDIRRALEMGWKAPERFKVKAADGMTDLYGVMWKPFDFDSTKVYPIISSVYPGPFYEYVPTQFRLIHDDNTRLAQSGFIVIAVGHRGGTPMRGKFYHTYSHGRLRDYPLADDKYAIEQLADRYPFIDATKVGIYGHSGGGFMSTAAICTYSDFYKAAVSSAGNHDNTIYNHWWGETHNGVKEEKKVIKDSVNGDRTESMFKFKVGTNMELAKRYKGGLLLIHGWMDDNVHPAHSLRMVDALIKADKNFDMIILPRSNHGFSGAENTFYEHKMWFHFARILLGDNTGDYYYEVEQYKNADR
- a CDS encoding S9 family peptidase; its protein translation is MIKSFLFVLFLVVTAGVFGQQKANYELAERFRRITQVPLTKNSLEVHPRYINNTDCFWYSFRTSEGKNYYLVDPAKKAKRLLFDNAELLMKISEITRKGYNHKDLELDITFDPDGETIRFWFDRNDFTYNINTKELKLAEKQKGQTNYDPYWMYYCQDSSYMLFAKRNNLYVVGNPNKGKDTTEVQLTADGERYFTFNREDEGELDERMGCSAKWFKTGHKFYAIRDDSRKVEDLWLIDALATPRPRLKTYKAELAGDKNVIQFELLIGDADTREVKKINIGRWKDQYVDVLYASNDAKRLYIQRYKRTWDECEICVVDTETGEVNVLIHEVDKPYLDYQMRAIHFLNDGNEILFRSERSGWGHYYLYDKDGNLKNQVTSGAWVAGPIMKVDTARRQIYFIGLGKEKEIDPYYYVLYRADLDKTNAISLLTPENASHNVDIFPSSKYFVDSYSRVDMEPVNVVRDRKGKVIVELDKADLESLYAFGWKKPERFKVKAADGVTDIYGVMWKPADFDSTKTYPIISSVYPGPFFEYVQTRFTVNDDLNTRLAQVGFIVVSMGHRGGTPMRGKYYHTYGYGNQRDYPLADDKYAIEQLAQRYPFINAKKVGIFGHSGGGFMSTAALLTYPDFYSAAVSSAGNHDNNIYNKGFVEIHYGVKEKTRVVKDSTGNEREEIMFETRSKTNQELAKNYKGGLLIVTGDMDRTVHPSHTLRVVDALIKEGKNFDMLVLPGNSHGFSGAAEEFFERKLWFHFAKYLLGDSSADFQGDINYFQKR